DNA sequence from the Parascardovia denticolens DSM 10105 = JCM 12538 genome:
AACTCGCGCCTATTTACGATCCTGAAGTCCGCAAGCCAGCCCCCCATGCGGCGCAGGTGGATTTGCGCGTTCTTTTTTGGGTGGGGACCATCCTCTGGGTCATCGCGGCGGTCGTCTACGGCATCCTCATGCTGCTGGGCCATCAGATGCGCAGGGAACTCCATATCTGCCTTTTCGGCGTCCTCATCGGGGCCCTTCTGCTGGTTTGGGAATTCCTCAACCGCAAACAGTACCGCCTTTTCGCCCTTTTCCCGCAGAGTTGAGGGGAGCATCAGGCCAAAGGCAGGGCCACGGTGAAGGTCGATCCTTGGCGAGGGGCCGACCACACACCCACCGACCCGTGATGGGTCAAAGCCACATGCTTGACGATGGCCAACCCCAGGCCAACCCCGTCAGCCGTCCTCTCGTTCTGGTTCTTGCCCCGATAGAAGCGCTCGAAGATCCTCTTCTGATCCTCCTTGTCCATCCCCTGACCGTGGTCGATCACGCGAATGAGGGCGGAACGGCCGTCAGGCGACCGGCTGGAAGTGAGGACCACATCGGAATGGAAGGGCGAATACCGGATGGCGTTGTCGACCAGCTTTTCCAAGGCGGCCACCATCTCCTCCTTGTCCGCATGGATGAAAAGGCCTCCCTGGCAGCGGACGTCGATCCTGATGTTCTTGGTGGCGGCCGACGCTTTCAAATCGGCCGCGGCTTCCTGCAGCAGAGGAGCGACTTCCATCCGGTTTTCAGGCGATGGGACCAGGTCTTCCTGGGCCTTGAGCAGAATGAGCAGGTCGGCCACCAGATGGTTGAGATGCTGGCTTTCCTGGGTGACGGTCCGCGCGTCTTTCTGGAGGATGGCCTTGTCCATCTTGCCCTCTTCGATGTCGCGGTTCAGGTCGGCCCCCAATTTTTCCAAGGCTTGAGCGGGAACTAGGAGCTGCTGGCTGATGTTGGTGACGAAATCATCGCGGATCCGGGCGAAACGGCGTTCCTGGCTTTTGTCCTGGACCAAGACCAGGACCAGGTGGGCGGAGATCTGGCGCACGGTCACGGTCAGCCAATTGCGCCTAGCCACAAGCTGCAGCTGCCTGTCTTCCTCGGATAAGTCGGATGGGGCGAGGGCGGCTGGCGAGGCCTCCGCACTGATTGAGGCCGGACCCTTTTCCCCGCCTATGGCAGGCAATGCAGGCAAGGTGGCTCCCACCCGGGCCGGCAGGGCCATATCGTCCGGCGTATGCGTGACCAGGTCGAAGATCTTCCTCTCCCCGCTGCCCCTTACCTGATGGATGGCCTCCAGCAGCTCCTCGTTGCAGACAGAGTCATTGCGGGCCAGCCCCAATTGATACACCTGCGGGGAGGAACGGACGATGTCGTCGTCTTCATCCACCACCATGGTGGCCGCGTCGATGGTGCTCAAAATGGTGATGGCGGACGGGGCCAGATCGTCTTCCTGCTTTCCTCCCGGCCTCTCGTCATCATCGGAATCATCGTCGAAGTCATCGGAATCGTCATCAGGGCCATCGCCCCGGCCACTGCCTCCCCCTCCCCTACGGCGATGCTTCCGGTTGTGCTTCCACCACCAGACGGCGTCGGACAAGCTATGTCGGTTGGTTGGCCGACCGCGGCCTTCCGTCTGCGCCTCCGCCTCCGCCGAGCCCTGTCTCGCCCTGCCCCGGGCCGAAGCGGCCAAGGAGCGGATCCACCGGATCAGGAAGTAGGCCACCGTCCCCAGGCCGATGGCGAGCATGACCAAGAGGATGGACAAGGCGGAAAAGGCGAAGGCGTCGAAATGCATACTCCCATTGTGACACAGATATGGCAAGTCCGCCGGCCCGGGCCCGGAATTTATGGCCGATGCTTTACCATAGAGACCATAAGGAACGACAAGGCAGCCGGACAAAGGATGGGACAGCGATGCGAGTTATCTTCACCAAGGAATTGAAAATGGTCGCCGATGACCTGGACCGTCTGAGCAAGGGCGTGCATCTGGCGATCGACCAAGCCGGCAAGGCCTTGTTGGACAGCGACATAGATACGGCCCAGGCGGTGAT
Encoded proteins:
- a CDS encoding DUF2530 domain-containing protein — encoded protein: MSTMGDVKLAPIYDPEVRKPAPHAAQVDLRVLFWVGTILWVIAAVVYGILMLLGHQMRRELHICLFGVLIGALLLVWEFLNRKQYRLFALFPQS
- a CDS encoding sensor histidine kinase, which gives rise to MHFDAFAFSALSILLVMLAIGLGTVAYFLIRWIRSLAASARGRARQGSAEAEAQTEGRGRPTNRHSLSDAVWWWKHNRKHRRRGGGGSGRGDGPDDDSDDFDDDSDDDERPGGKQEDDLAPSAITILSTIDAATMVVDEDDDIVRSSPQVYQLGLARNDSVCNEELLEAIHQVRGSGERKIFDLVTHTPDDMALPARVGATLPALPAIGGEKGPASISAEASPAALAPSDLSEEDRQLQLVARRNWLTVTVRQISAHLVLVLVQDKSQERRFARIRDDFVTNISQQLLVPAQALEKLGADLNRDIEEGKMDKAILQKDARTVTQESQHLNHLVADLLILLKAQEDLVPSPENRMEVAPLLQEAAADLKASAATKNIRIDVRCQGGLFIHADKEEMVAALEKLVDNAIRYSPFHSDVVLTSSRSPDGRSALIRVIDHGQGMDKEDQKRIFERFYRGKNQNERTADGVGLGLAIVKHVALTHHGSVGVWSAPRQGSTFTVALPLA